A genome region from Pirellulales bacterium includes the following:
- a CDS encoding PSD1 and planctomycete cytochrome C domain-containing protein — protein MLRHLLVLVGMVVPLLIQGERLWAAENVTSAASSLPADAISFDVQIRPILKAHCWHCHGEEEERQGTLDTRLVRLLLSGGDSGPAIVPGRHDESLLYQRIAAGEMPPGEKKLSPADVQLIARWIDQGALPSSAEPAALAPGSLFSDAERLHWSFQPIRRPPLPPVTRPDLVATPIDAFLLAELEKQGLSFGPLADRATLMRRLHFDLTGLPPTPAEIEAFVADPAPDAYDQLVERLLASPAYGERWGRHWLDVAGYADSDGYSEKDAERKWAYRYRDYVIRALNNDKPWNEFLVEQLAGDELLAPPYANLSPQQADCLIATGLLRMGPDGTSDSDVDQPTARNEVLADTIKIVSTALLGLSVGCAQCHDHRYDPIRQADYYRLRAIFEPAYDCQKWLTPAARLVSLWPDDVRELAAAVEAGLANLNKQRTAELDALVAETFARELAKLPAEIQPAARAARDTPTDQRTDDQQQLIKQYPFLNVDRGSVYLYLPDRLNGFTNKWDQLLAAASARRPADDLVQCLTEPTSPPPVTRLFYRGDFNQPRQELAPGELSILPANDCTIAVDDPTLPTTGRRLAYARHLTNGRHPLVARVLVNRFWMQHFGRGLVATVADFGMLGEAPSHPALLDWLADDFMRAGWRLKRWHRQVVLSTAYRQSSQRREELDAVDPDNLLLGRMHVRRLEAEVIRDALLAASGQLSNRMFGPSVSVMPDEVGQIVVGVDTRDSAGRPSGRFVSLGEDEFRRSIYVCVRRTMPLGMLESFDAPLMTPNCSKRAQSTVAPQSLLMMNSDFVVQSALTMAERVAAEVGADPAAQVRRAWLLAFAQQPSSAQQAAGTSFLQEQAKLLADQPQPGRVALAHFCQALVSSNGFLYVD, from the coding sequence ATGCTGCGACACCTGTTGGTTCTTGTCGGCATGGTCGTCCCGCTGCTGATCCAGGGCGAGAGACTTTGGGCAGCGGAAAACGTGACTTCCGCCGCATCCAGTCTGCCCGCCGACGCGATCTCGTTCGATGTCCAGATCCGGCCGATCTTGAAGGCACATTGCTGGCATTGCCATGGCGAGGAAGAAGAGCGGCAAGGCACGCTCGACACGCGGCTGGTACGGCTGCTCCTCAGCGGAGGCGATTCGGGGCCCGCCATCGTTCCCGGACGGCACGACGAGAGCCTGCTCTATCAACGCATCGCGGCCGGCGAAATGCCGCCGGGCGAAAAGAAGCTCTCGCCCGCCGACGTGCAATTGATCGCCCGCTGGATCGACCAGGGCGCGTTGCCCTCCAGTGCCGAACCAGCCGCGCTGGCCCCGGGCAGTTTGTTCAGCGACGCCGAGCGTTTGCACTGGTCGTTTCAGCCGATCCGTCGACCGCCGCTGCCGCCAGTCACGCGGCCCGACCTGGTCGCGACGCCGATCGATGCCTTCCTGTTGGCCGAATTGGAAAAGCAGGGTCTCAGTTTTGGTCCGCTGGCCGATCGCGCCACGCTAATGCGCCGGTTGCACTTCGACCTGACCGGTTTACCTCCGACGCCGGCAGAAATCGAAGCGTTTGTCGCCGATCCGGCGCCTGATGCTTACGACCAACTCGTCGAGCGCCTGCTCGCCTCGCCTGCTTACGGCGAGCGCTGGGGCCGTCACTGGCTCGACGTGGCCGGCTATGCCGACAGCGACGGCTACAGCGAGAAAGACGCCGAACGCAAATGGGCCTATCGCTACCGCGACTATGTGATCCGAGCGCTGAATAACGACAAGCCGTGGAACGAATTCCTCGTCGAGCAACTGGCCGGGGACGAATTGCTTGCGCCGCCCTACGCGAATCTCTCGCCTCAGCAGGCCGATTGCCTGATCGCCACCGGTTTGCTGCGCATGGGGCCCGACGGGACCTCGGATAGCGACGTTGACCAACCGACGGCCCGGAATGAAGTGCTGGCCGACACGATCAAGATCGTTTCGACGGCGCTGTTGGGCTTGTCGGTCGGCTGCGCGCAATGCCACGATCATCGGTATGATCCGATCCGGCAGGCCGACTACTATCGGCTGCGCGCGATTTTCGAGCCGGCGTACGATTGTCAGAAATGGCTTACCCCCGCGGCACGACTGGTCTCGCTCTGGCCGGACGACGTGCGCGAGTTGGCCGCCGCTGTCGAAGCCGGACTGGCCAATCTGAATAAGCAGCGGACCGCCGAGCTCGATGCCCTCGTTGCCGAGACATTCGCACGCGAGCTCGCCAAGCTGCCGGCCGAGATTCAGCCTGCGGCCCGCGCGGCGCGCGATACCCCGACCGATCAGCGGACCGACGACCAGCAACAACTGATCAAGCAATACCCCTTCCTGAATGTCGACCGGGGCAGCGTCTATCTCTACCTTCCGGATCGACTGAACGGTTTCACGAACAAGTGGGACCAGCTCCTCGCGGCCGCGTCGGCCAGACGTCCGGCCGACGACCTGGTCCAATGTCTGACCGAGCCGACCAGCCCGCCGCCGGTGACTCGGCTGTTCTACCGCGGCGACTTCAATCAGCCACGGCAGGAGCTCGCTCCCGGCGAACTGTCGATCCTGCCGGCCAACGACTGCACAATTGCCGTCGACGATCCGACCCTGCCGACGACCGGCCGCCGGCTGGCCTATGCACGGCATCTCACCAACGGACGGCATCCGCTCGTGGCCCGGGTCCTGGTGAATCGATTCTGGATGCAGCATTTTGGTCGCGGGCTGGTCGCGACGGTGGCGGATTTTGGCATGCTCGGCGAGGCCCCCTCGCATCCCGCGCTGCTGGATTGGCTGGCCGACGATTTCATGCGCGCCGGCTGGAGGCTGAAGCGCTGGCACCGCCAGGTCGTGCTCTCGACCGCCTATCGCCAATCGTCGCAGCGGCGCGAAGAACTCGACGCCGTCGATCCGGACAACCTCCTCCTGGGCCGGATGCACGTGCGCCGGCTGGAGGCCGAGGTGATTCGCGACGCGCTGTTGGCGGCGAGCGGCCAATTGTCGAATCGGATGTTTGGCCCGTCGGTTTCGGTGATGCCGGACGAAGTGGGGCAAATTGTCGTGGGCGTCGATACGCGCGATTCTGCCGGTCGGCCCTCGGGTCGGTTCGTGTCGCTCGGTGAGGATGAATTCCGCCGCAGCATCTACGTGTGTGTGCGCCGCACGATGCCGCTGGGGATGCTCGAATCCTTCGATGCGCCGCTGATGACGCCGAATTGCTCGAAACGCGCCCAGTCGACCGTCGCGCCGCAATCGCTGCTGATGATGAACAGCGATTTCGTGGTCCAGAGCGCCTTGACGATGGCCGAACGCGTCGCGGCCGAAGTCGGCGCCGACCCGGCCGCGCAAGTTCGCCGAGCTTGGCTGCTGGCCTTCGCCCAGCAGCCGTCGAGCGCCCAGCAGGCCGCGGGAACTTCGTTTCTGCAGGAACAAGCGAAGTTGCTGGCCGATCAGCCGCAGCCGGGCCGCGTCGCGCTGGCGCATTTTTGCCAAGCGCTCGTCAGCTCCAACGGCTTCTTGTACGTCGATTGA
- a CDS encoding DUF1501 domain-containing protein: MLHYTRRHFLGQQIFGLGGVALAHLLACDRAHAVPPMPRLDREQYDLRPRSPAREPRARAMISMFMQGGPSHIDLFDLKPELTRRHLQTYSGEIKYDNAAEASAKLFGSPWKFAPQGQCGMELSELLPHLGSVADEICLIRSMHTDVNNHGQSINALNTGNIQPGRPSLGSWMTYALGSESQSLPAFVVLSDPGGLPVLGVENWQNGWLPSIYQGTVVRPQEPRILNLDPPEHLRGRAQESFLAYLHQLNETHLAEHPREQDLAARIQSYELAARMQVAAKEALAIEAETEATHRLYGLDDPETRDYGSRCLIARRLVERGVRFVQIFTGNQTWDHHGNIIKSLPQVCRRTDQPSAALVQDLKQRGLLDSTLVHWGGEMGRLPVIQNEQNIGRDHNTYGFSMWLAGGGIRGGCVHGATDELGHKAVADTVSHHEYHATLLHLLGIDSAQTSFARPTGTGSLMDGQTVNVVGPILKQAI; encoded by the coding sequence ATGTTGCACTACACCCGACGCCACTTTCTCGGCCAACAAATCTTCGGCCTCGGCGGCGTCGCACTGGCACATCTGCTGGCGTGTGATCGGGCGCACGCGGTCCCGCCGATGCCGAGGCTGGACCGCGAACAATACGACCTGCGGCCGCGATCCCCGGCCCGCGAGCCGCGGGCCAGGGCCATGATTTCGATGTTCATGCAAGGTGGGCCGAGCCACATCGATCTGTTCGATCTCAAGCCCGAGCTGACGCGGCGGCATCTGCAGACTTATTCCGGCGAGATCAAGTACGACAACGCGGCCGAGGCCAGCGCCAAGCTGTTCGGAAGCCCCTGGAAATTCGCCCCACAAGGCCAGTGTGGCATGGAGTTGAGTGAGCTGTTGCCGCATTTGGGCTCGGTGGCCGACGAGATCTGCCTGATCCGCTCGATGCATACCGACGTGAACAATCACGGCCAATCGATCAACGCCCTCAACACGGGCAATATTCAGCCGGGCCGGCCTTCGCTCGGCTCGTGGATGACCTACGCCCTGGGGAGCGAAAGCCAGAGCCTGCCGGCGTTTGTCGTGCTCAGCGATCCGGGCGGGTTGCCGGTATTGGGAGTCGAGAACTGGCAGAACGGTTGGCTGCCGTCGATCTATCAAGGGACCGTCGTGCGGCCGCAGGAGCCGCGCATTCTGAACCTCGATCCGCCCGAGCATCTGCGTGGCCGCGCGCAGGAATCCTTTCTGGCCTACCTGCATCAATTGAACGAGACCCACCTGGCCGAGCATCCGCGTGAGCAGGACCTCGCGGCGCGGATTCAAAGCTACGAGCTGGCGGCACGCATGCAGGTGGCCGCCAAAGAGGCGCTCGCCATCGAAGCCGAGACCGAGGCGACGCACCGCCTGTATGGGCTCGACGACCCGGAGACGCGTGACTATGGCTCGCGGTGCCTGATTGCCCGGCGGTTGGTTGAACGCGGGGTGCGGTTTGTGCAGATTTTCACCGGCAACCAGACGTGGGACCATCACGGCAACATCATCAAGTCTCTGCCGCAAGTTTGCCGGCGAACGGATCAACCGAGCGCCGCGCTGGTGCAAGATCTCAAACAGCGCGGCCTGCTTGATTCGACCCTCGTGCACTGGGGCGGCGAAATGGGCCGGCTGCCGGTGATTCAAAACGAGCAGAACATCGGCCGCGATCATAACACCTACGGTTTCAGCATGTGGCTGGCTGGCGGCGGAATTCGCGGTGGCTGCGTGCACGGCGCCACCGACGAATTGGGCCACAAGGCGGTCGCCGACACCGTCTCGCACCACGAGTATCACGCCACGCTACTGCACCTGTTGGGCATCGACAGCGCCCAGACGTCGTTCGCGCGCCCCACGGGCACCGGCAGCCTGATGGACGGACAAACCGTCAACGTCGTCGGTCCGATCTTGAAACAGGCGATCTGA
- a CDS encoding CehA/McbA family metallohydrolase — MLRSPLLGPLRVLAILLGIAAASCRATETAGATCALHIQLTDAATAQEVPGIVQLRSADGRVVEIAELLNRGQGVEEPGPVHDWWVLPGPRVVTVPAEPLSIAALSGLETEQVVKSIDLTGKHEAALEIALPRIGHLGRDGYLAGNTHLHLRKLSQQQADRYLCEVPRADGLAIVFVSYLERADADLEYTSNKYTPADLARLSSAEVRWGYGQELRHNFGAYGEGYGHVLLLDIPGVIQPVSIGPGITRRGFDSPPLRTGIDEARRLGGKAIWAHNRRGFEDAPNFILGRLDANNVCDGNRHGSYEEPYYQYLNLGLKVPLSTGTDWFLYDWSRAYVMADRAATPTEWLDRLAEGRSFVTNGPLLEFTVENCAPGSRIELDGPRRLKVTGGAVGRADFQRIELVQNGRVVQHADAVSEGAHFLAMLDSTIDVDAPSWLALRVRPPSVDGNPESTVPIGKNEFGGDLFAHTSPIYIDLAGKGPFDEPTARRLIAQMKSDWEQIQAVARFGDRAQRERVGQVYQEAIETLQRRLAER; from the coding sequence ATGTTGCGTTCTCCGCTCCTGGGGCCGCTACGCGTCTTGGCAATTCTCCTCGGGATCGCGGCGGCAAGTTGCCGCGCCACCGAAACGGCCGGCGCGACGTGTGCGCTGCACATCCAATTGACCGATGCGGCGACAGCCCAGGAAGTGCCTGGGATCGTTCAGCTTAGATCCGCCGACGGGCGGGTCGTCGAGATCGCCGAGCTACTTAATCGCGGGCAAGGCGTGGAAGAACCCGGTCCGGTACATGATTGGTGGGTCTTGCCGGGGCCTCGCGTCGTGACGGTGCCGGCAGAGCCGCTCTCGATCGCGGCGCTGTCCGGGTTGGAGACCGAGCAGGTCGTCAAGTCCATCGACTTGACCGGCAAGCACGAGGCGGCGCTCGAGATCGCCTTGCCGCGCATTGGTCACCTCGGACGCGACGGCTACCTGGCTGGCAACACGCACCTGCATCTTCGCAAACTCAGCCAGCAACAGGCCGATCGCTATTTGTGCGAAGTGCCCCGGGCCGATGGGCTGGCGATTGTTTTCGTCTCGTATCTGGAGCGGGCCGATGCCGATCTGGAATACACGAGCAACAAATACACCCCCGCCGATCTGGCGCGCCTCTCGAGCGCCGAGGTGCGCTGGGGCTACGGCCAGGAACTCCGGCACAACTTCGGGGCATACGGCGAAGGCTATGGGCACGTGCTGCTGCTCGATATTCCCGGGGTGATTCAACCCGTGAGCATCGGCCCAGGAATCACCCGGCGCGGGTTTGATTCGCCGCCGCTAAGAACAGGTATCGACGAGGCGCGACGGCTGGGCGGTAAGGCCATTTGGGCCCACAATCGTCGCGGATTCGAAGACGCGCCGAACTTCATCCTCGGCCGGCTCGATGCGAACAACGTCTGCGACGGCAACCGGCACGGCAGCTACGAAGAGCCCTATTACCAGTATCTCAATCTCGGTCTGAAGGTGCCGTTGAGCACGGGCACCGATTGGTTTCTCTACGATTGGTCGCGGGCGTACGTGATGGCGGATCGCGCGGCTACGCCGACCGAGTGGCTCGATCGACTCGCCGAGGGCAGGTCCTTTGTCACCAATGGACCGCTCCTGGAATTCACGGTCGAGAATTGCGCCCCGGGGAGTCGAATCGAGCTCGACGGTCCGCGGCGATTGAAAGTGACCGGCGGTGCCGTTGGCCGGGCAGATTTCCAGCGGATCGAGCTGGTGCAAAACGGCCGTGTCGTGCAGCATGCGGACGCAGTGTCCGAGGGAGCGCACTTCCTGGCGATGCTCGACAGCACGATCGACGTCGACGCGCCGAGTTGGCTGGCGCTGCGCGTTCGGCCCCCGTCGGTCGATGGCAACCCCGAGTCGACCGTGCCGATCGGCAAGAATGAATTCGGTGGCGATCTGTTTGCGCATACTAGCCCGATCTACATCGACCTGGCGGGAAAGGGCCCGTTCGACGAGCCAACGGCGCGGCGCCTCATCGCCCAGATGAAGTCGGATTGGGAGCAGATTCAGGCGGTGGCCCGCTTTGGCGATCGCGCCCAACGGGAACGCGTGGGGCAGGTCTACCAAGAGGCGATCGAGACGTTGCAACGACGACTTGCCGAGCGGTGA
- a CDS encoding carbon-nitrogen hydrolase family protein, with product MHSKAHTCHHPGTLRDVAILLAACCLVSNESSVVAQAARPTPAPAAPTTKVAGIVLKWIRQDKEANWQRVEPLIRRATADGAQLICTTECFLDGYAIADKTIPLEEYQRLGEPIPAGKYFRKLAALADELEIYLVAGMLEADGPLRYNTAVLLGPDGALVGKYRKQKLQHELVRNTPGVDSPVFDTALGKIGIMICADRTEPEIVRKISDSGADFLVCPSGGMFGTIKNDPIVQARSRENHKFILFVHPAEFLVTRPDGTNAVQQIVGDRLLIDAAERNGPSDEPAIYYFDLPRFDADR from the coding sequence ATGCATTCGAAAGCACACACCTGTCACCACCCTGGCACCCTGCGTGACGTCGCGATCTTGCTGGCGGCGTGCTGTCTGGTGTCGAACGAATCGAGCGTGGTGGCCCAAGCTGCTCGCCCAACGCCGGCACCTGCTGCGCCGACAACGAAGGTGGCCGGCATCGTGCTCAAGTGGATTCGACAAGACAAGGAAGCCAATTGGCAGCGCGTCGAACCCTTGATTCGCCGGGCAACCGCCGACGGCGCCCAGCTTATCTGTACGACGGAGTGCTTCCTCGACGGTTACGCGATCGCGGACAAGACCATTCCCCTGGAAGAATATCAACGGCTCGGCGAACCGATTCCCGCAGGCAAATACTTCCGCAAACTGGCTGCGTTGGCGGACGAACTTGAGATCTACCTGGTCGCCGGCATGCTCGAGGCCGACGGCCCGCTGCGATACAACACGGCCGTGCTGCTCGGTCCCGACGGCGCGCTGGTGGGGAAGTATCGCAAGCAGAAACTGCAGCACGAGTTGGTGCGCAACACCCCGGGCGTAGATTCGCCGGTGTTCGACACCGCGCTGGGGAAGATCGGCATTATGATTTGCGCCGATCGCACCGAACCGGAGATCGTGCGAAAGATCTCCGATTCGGGGGCCGATTTTCTGGTCTGCCCATCGGGCGGAATGTTCGGCACGATTAAGAACGACCCGATCGTACAAGCTCGCTCACGCGAGAATCACAAATTCATCCTGTTCGTGCATCCTGCAGAATTTCTGGTGACGCGCCCGGACGGCACCAATGCCGTGCAGCAGATCGTGGGAGATCGGCTGTTGATCGATGCTGCCGAACGTAATGGCCCGAGCGATGAGCCGGCAATCTATTATTTTGATCTGCCGCGATTCGATGCGGACCGTTGA
- a CDS encoding sigma-70 family RNA polymerase sigma factor encodes MNTASTPIRACGGFESIDEAHLLARLRRGDEAAYEWLVRTFSGRMLAVANRMLRCENDAADAVQEAFISAFKAIDSFEGSARIGTWLQRILINACLMKLRSERSRTACPIEELLPSFDDQGHHVHAVQPWTRCPSEPAQQAELRTQVRRSIDQLPEGYREILLLRDIEELDTDQTAKMLQISPGAVKTRLHRARLALRTLLEPMFVAADRS; translated from the coding sequence ATGAACACCGCATCCACCCCGATTCGTGCTTGTGGCGGCTTCGAGTCGATCGACGAGGCACATCTGCTCGCACGATTGCGCCGTGGCGACGAAGCCGCTTACGAATGGCTCGTGCGGACCTTCAGTGGAAGAATGCTGGCCGTAGCGAATCGCATGCTGCGCTGCGAAAACGACGCCGCCGATGCGGTTCAAGAGGCGTTCATCTCGGCGTTCAAGGCGATCGATTCGTTCGAGGGGAGCGCGCGGATCGGGACCTGGCTCCAGCGGATCTTGATCAATGCTTGCTTGATGAAGCTGCGCTCCGAAAGAAGCCGCACCGCGTGTCCGATTGAAGAACTCTTGCCGAGCTTCGACGACCAGGGCCACCACGTACATGCCGTGCAACCTTGGACACGTTGTCCGAGCGAGCCGGCTCAGCAAGCCGAGCTGCGGACCCAGGTCCGTCGTTCGATTGACCAGTTGCCGGAAGGCTATCGCGAGATCCTGCTGCTGCGCGATATCGAAGAGCTCGATACCGACCAAACCGCCAAGATGCTCCAAATCTCGCCGGGTGCGGTCAAGACGCGATTACACCGTGCGAGACTGGCTCTACGTACCTTGCTGGAACCGATGTTCGTTGCCGCGGACCGCAGTTAG
- a CDS encoding STAS domain-containing protein: MLRVTPLPDEQPGLNLKLEGKLIGLWVDEFRSFCASCEPQSHPLRLDLADVTFVDANGIHCLQDLLRQGAQIYRCSGFVAEIIELASKEAS, from the coding sequence ATGCTTCGTGTCACGCCTTTGCCCGACGAACAGCCCGGGCTGAATCTCAAGCTCGAGGGCAAGCTGATCGGCCTATGGGTCGACGAGTTTCGCAGTTTCTGCGCATCCTGCGAGCCCCAGAGCCATCCGCTACGGCTCGACCTGGCCGACGTCACCTTCGTCGACGCCAACGGCATCCATTGTCTGCAAGACCTGCTTCGCCAGGGAGCGCAAATCTACCGCTGCTCAGGCTTCGTCGCCGAGATCATCGAACTGGCTTCGAAGGAGGCATCATGA
- a CDS encoding sigma 54-interacting transcriptional regulator: MTTESTATVRTPTDEASELAVLRALVEGTARDRGEEFFASLVRNLARAIDVRYAFVAEFADNPRRVRTLAYWEQDRLATNIEFDLMGTPCEEVVAGKLCHHPCGVKDKFPLDRPLMELGIESYLGVPLLDAHGTTLGHLAVYDPRPMPDEARRLSIFQLFAMRAATELERLRSERKLRESEQQFQDLYNEAPIAYVQEDLESRFISANRAAMRILGITPEQVPGMVGISLVPDTPDAQRRVKEAFASVGRGTDTSGVVLELRRKDNGNPIWIEWWSKPDPSGTYTRTMFVDITERVLMEQEKARLAAENVYLQEEIKSVHNFDEIVGQSSGLVAVLDQVRLVAPTDATVLIQGETGTGKELIARAIHSISRRSDKPLIKLNCAALPSGLVESELFGHEKGAFTGALTRRIGRFELADGGTIFLDEIGELPLEVQSKLLRVLQEREFERVGSGSSIKVDVRVIAATNRDLSKAVQDKSFREDLFYRLNVFPLALPPLRERKEDIPLLVQFLVNKFSGRIGRQIESVSRQAMDRLLAYPWPGNIRELENIVERAVILASGSMLEVGADALAMPAAEQSVATDSLSLEEIERQHILAVLRQTDWVIDGARGAAKILNLHPNTLRSRLKKLGIARGD; the protein is encoded by the coding sequence ATGACAACCGAATCGACCGCAACCGTCCGCACGCCCACCGACGAAGCTTCTGAGTTGGCGGTGTTGCGCGCCCTCGTAGAAGGAACGGCCCGCGACCGCGGCGAAGAGTTCTTTGCGTCGCTCGTGCGCAATCTGGCCCGCGCGATCGACGTGCGGTACGCCTTTGTGGCTGAATTTGCCGACAACCCGCGACGCGTGCGCACGCTGGCCTATTGGGAACAGGATCGACTGGCGACCAATATCGAGTTCGACCTGATGGGTACGCCCTGCGAAGAGGTCGTGGCGGGCAAGCTCTGCCATCACCCCTGCGGCGTCAAGGACAAGTTTCCTCTGGATCGGCCGTTGATGGAGCTGGGCATCGAGAGCTATCTCGGCGTGCCGCTCTTGGACGCGCATGGCACCACGCTTGGCCATCTCGCGGTCTACGATCCCCGGCCGATGCCCGACGAAGCGCGGCGCCTGTCGATCTTCCAACTGTTTGCCATGCGTGCGGCCACCGAGCTGGAACGATTGCGATCCGAGCGCAAGCTCCGCGAGAGCGAGCAGCAGTTCCAGGATCTCTACAACGAGGCCCCGATCGCTTACGTCCAAGAGGACCTGGAATCGCGATTCATCTCGGCCAATCGGGCGGCCATGCGGATTCTCGGCATCACGCCCGAGCAGGTCCCAGGCATGGTCGGCATCTCGCTCGTGCCCGACACGCCCGACGCCCAGCGCCGCGTGAAGGAGGCGTTTGCATCCGTCGGCCGGGGCACGGACACCAGCGGCGTCGTGCTGGAATTGCGACGCAAGGACAACGGCAACCCGATTTGGATCGAGTGGTGGTCGAAGCCGGATCCCAGCGGCACGTACACGCGCACGATGTTTGTCGACATCACCGAGCGCGTCTTGATGGAGCAGGAAAAAGCGCGACTAGCAGCGGAAAACGTCTATCTGCAGGAAGAAATCAAGTCCGTCCACAATTTCGACGAGATCGTCGGTCAAAGCTCCGGCCTCGTCGCGGTGCTGGATCAGGTGCGTCTCGTCGCACCGACCGATGCGACGGTCTTGATCCAGGGCGAAACGGGGACCGGCAAGGAATTGATCGCCCGCGCCATTCATTCCATCAGCCGCCGCAGCGACAAGCCGCTCATCAAGCTGAATTGCGCCGCACTCCCCAGCGGGCTCGTCGAGAGCGAGCTTTTCGGCCACGAAAAAGGGGCCTTCACCGGTGCGCTGACGCGACGCATTGGCCGCTTCGAGCTGGCCGACGGCGGCACGATTTTTCTGGACGAAATCGGCGAGCTGCCGCTCGAGGTCCAGTCCAAGCTGCTGCGCGTCTTGCAGGAACGCGAATTTGAACGCGTGGGCAGCGGCAGTTCGATCAAGGTCGACGTGCGCGTCATTGCCGCCACGAATCGCGACCTGTCGAAAGCAGTGCAAGACAAGTCCTTCCGTGAAGACCTGTTCTATCGACTCAACGTCTTTCCTCTGGCCTTGCCCCCCTTGCGCGAGCGCAAGGAAGACATCCCGCTCCTGGTGCAGTTCCTGGTGAACAAATTCAGCGGACGCATCGGTCGCCAGATCGAATCCGTCAGCCGGCAGGCCATGGATCGACTGCTCGCCTATCCCTGGCCCGGCAACATTCGCGAATTGGAGAACATCGTCGAGCGAGCCGTCATTCTGGCCTCTGGCTCGATGCTCGAAGTCGGCGCCGACGCGCTCGCGATGCCTGCCGCCGAGCAATCCGTCGCCACCGATTCGCTGAGCCTGGAGGAGATCGAACGCCAGCACATCCTCGCCGTGCTCCGGCAAACCGATTGGGTGATCGACGGCGCTCGCGGTGCGGCGAAGATCCTCAACTTGCACCCCAATACGCTCCGCAGCCGTTTGAAGAAACTCGGCATCGCGCGCGGGGACTAG
- a CDS encoding peroxiredoxin family protein, whose amino-acid sequence MKPEHLHFCARYGIAAAIFVITPAAGADARAETKMPAVGDQAPDFTLSTLDDRPVMLSQLTMKAPVVLVVLRGYPGYQCPICTAQVGMLIGKAKQLAATGAKVLLVYPGPREQLVDQGRAFLKDKTLPENFLFVTDPDYKFTTSYGLRWNAPRETAFPSTFVLDRQRVVRFAKVSKSHGDRAKVAEILQALDAVPN is encoded by the coding sequence ATGAAGCCTGAACACCTGCACTTCTGCGCGCGCTACGGGATTGCCGCTGCGATCTTCGTCATCACCCCAGCCGCAGGCGCCGACGCCCGCGCTGAAACCAAAATGCCCGCCGTCGGCGACCAGGCCCCCGACTTCACGCTTTCGACCTTGGACGATCGACCCGTGATGCTTTCGCAGCTCACGATGAAGGCGCCCGTGGTGCTGGTCGTGCTGCGTGGCTACCCGGGGTATCAATGCCCCATCTGCACGGCCCAAGTGGGCATGTTGATCGGCAAAGCGAAGCAGCTCGCGGCGACGGGTGCCAAGGTACTGCTCGTGTATCCCGGTCCGCGCGAGCAGCTTGTGGATCAAGGGCGCGCGTTTCTGAAGGACAAGACGCTGCCGGAGAACTTCCTGTTCGTGACCGACCCCGATTACAAGTTCACCACGTCCTACGGGTTGCGCTGGAACGCTCCGCGCGAGACGGCTTTTCCCTCGACGTTCGTGCTGGACCGGCAGCGAGTCGTTCGCTTCGCGAAGGTCAGTAAGAGTCATGGCGATCGCGCGAAAGTCGCCGAGATTCTGCAGGCGCTCGACGCGGTACCCAACTGA